A single window of Candidatus Methanoperedens sp. DNA harbors:
- the dnaJ gene encoding molecular chaperone DnaJ: protein MATKRDYYEILGVDKKASADDIKSAYRKLAMQYHPDKNKSPDAEEKFKEISESYAVLSDQSKRQQYDQFGHAGIDQRYSQEDIFRGVDFEDLFRDIGMGGMGGMGGRGRGGGSIFDIFFGGGGRREGPSRGSDLLYELAINLEDAAKGKTVELEVPRTETCDVCHGSGARPGTSPKTCSTCHGSGQVNRTQNTPFGRFMTTSTCGTCHGTGTIIDSPCTTCHGSGTVQRRRKIEVKIPPGVDTGSRLRVPGEGEAGGKGGPAGDLYVEINVRPHNIFTRHENDLVMEATISFTQAALGDEIIVPTLDGKAEMKIPPGTQSGHIFRLKGKGMPGLHYSGKGDQLVKIKVEVPTRLTDRQKELLREFAQIGGEKTRSKSIFEKVRDHI from the coding sequence ATGGCTACTAAACGTGACTATTATGAAATCCTTGGTGTGGATAAAAAAGCTTCAGCAGATGATATAAAATCAGCCTATCGTAAATTGGCTATGCAATACCATCCTGATAAGAACAAATCGCCCGATGCTGAGGAGAAGTTCAAGGAAATATCCGAATCTTACGCAGTGCTATCTGACCAGAGCAAAAGGCAGCAGTATGACCAGTTCGGACATGCTGGTATTGATCAGAGATATTCACAGGAGGACATTTTCAGGGGCGTGGATTTTGAAGATCTTTTCCGTGATATCGGCATGGGAGGTATGGGGGGAATGGGAGGACGCGGAAGGGGAGGAGGGAGCATATTCGATATCTTTTTCGGGGGAGGGGGAAGGCGTGAGGGTCCAAGCAGGGGGTCGGACCTGCTTTACGAATTAGCCATAAATCTTGAAGACGCAGCAAAAGGCAAAACAGTGGAACTGGAAGTTCCGAGAACTGAAACCTGTGATGTATGTCATGGAAGCGGGGCAAGACCCGGAACATCTCCAAAGACCTGTTCAACCTGCCATGGCAGCGGCCAGGTGAACAGGACACAGAATACACCATTCGGGAGGTTCATGACCACCTCCACGTGCGGGACATGCCACGGAACAGGAACCATTATCGATTCTCCATGCACGACCTGTCATGGCAGTGGCACTGTCCAGAGAAGACGTAAGATCGAGGTGAAGATCCCGCCAGGTGTTGATACGGGTTCAAGACTGCGTGTACCAGGTGAGGGCGAAGCGGGCGGGAAAGGCGGACCGGCCGGGGATCTCTATGTGGAAATCAATGTGAGACCTCATAATATTTTTACCCGGCATGAGAATGATCTCGTAATGGAAGCTACCATCAGCTTTACGCAGGCTGCTCTTGGTGATGAAATAATCGTGCCCACTCTTGATGGTAAGGCCGAAATGAAAATCCCTCCAGGGACCCAGAGCGGTCATATATTCCGTCTTAAAGGCAAAGGAATGCCGGGTCTTCATTATTCGGGAAAAGGCGACCAGCTTGTGAAAATAAAGGTAGAAGTTCCCACAAGGTTGACAGACAGGCAAAAAGAGCTACTGCGGGAATTTGCCCAGATAGGTGGCGAGAAGACAAGAAGCAAGAGCATTTTTGAGAAGGTCAGGGATCATATTTGA
- a CDS encoding GHKL domain-containing protein: MRNFVWVSIGIGFLVLYSSLYAFVRNASGELIHRSKENARLYEETKIQLAERQRAEKELIKRTTELESANKELEAFSYSVSHDLRAPLRAIDGFSRVILEEYNDKLDDEGKRYLNIVRDNTQKMGQLIEDLLALSRLGRKEMQVSMIDMAKLAKTVFDELKEANPGRNIQLEIKTLPPAYGDQAMIHQVFVNLLSNAIKFTRFKEKAVIEIGCNTRMNENVYYVKDNGVGFDMQYLNKLFGVFQRLHSAEEFDGTGVGLAIVKRIIQRHGGKVWAEGKVNEGATFYFNLSEEGMKK; the protein is encoded by the coding sequence ATGCGTAACTTTGTATGGGTCAGCATTGGTATTGGATTTCTTGTACTTTATAGCTCGTTATATGCTTTTGTGCGCAACGCCTCAGGCGAGCTTATCCACCGAAGCAAGGAGAACGCGAGGCTCTACGAAGAGACAAAGATACAACTGGCAGAACGCCAGCGGGCTGAAAAAGAACTCATCAAGCGCACCACAGAACTGGAATCAGCCAACAAAGAACTTGAAGCATTCAGCTATTCAGTTTCCCATGACCTCAGGGCGCCGCTGCGGGCGATCGACGGTTTTTCCCGTGTTATATTAGAGGAGTATAATGATAAATTAGATGACGAAGGCAAACGATATTTGAATATAGTCAGGGACAACACGCAGAAAATGGGACAACTTATCGAGGATCTTCTCGCCCTGTCCCGTCTGGGGCGAAAAGAGATGCAGGTATCCATGATAGATATGGCTAAACTTGCAAAAACCGTGTTTGATGAACTCAAAGAAGCAAATCCCGGACGAAATATACAGCTTGAAATAAAAACACTTCCACCTGCATATGGAGACCAGGCTATGATTCACCAGGTTTTTGTTAATCTTCTCTCAAACGCCATTAAATTCACGCGATTTAAAGAAAAAGCTGTTATTGAGATTGGTTGCAATACCCGGATGAATGAAAATGTCTACTATGTCAAAGACAACGGTGTCGGATTTGATATGCAGTATTTAAATAAGTTGTTTGGAGTTTTCCAGAGACTGCATAGTGCCGAGGAATTTGATGGGACCGGAGTTGGCCTTGCCATAGTCAAGCGTATTATCCAGAGGCATGGTGGAAAAGTATGGGCTGAGGGAAAAGTTAACGAAGGCGCAACATTTTATTTTAATCTTTCAGAAGAAGGAATGAAAAAATGA
- a CDS encoding response regulator, translating into MTDMNEVEILLVEDNPNDAELALRALKKNNLANKIHHVKDGAEALEFIYCTGAYAGRNMMRKPKVIFLDLKLPKVDGLEILHKVKSDERTRTIPIVVLTSSHEERDLVESYEFGVNSYIVKPVEFDKFVQAVAQLGMYWMLLNKQP; encoded by the coding sequence ATGACAGATATGAATGAAGTAGAAATCCTTTTGGTAGAGGATAATCCGAACGATGCTGAACTTGCACTGAGGGCTCTTAAGAAAAATAATCTTGCCAACAAGATACATCATGTGAAAGATGGAGCAGAAGCCCTTGAATTTATTTATTGCACCGGAGCTTATGCTGGACGCAACATGATGAGAAAGCCCAAGGTGATCTTCCTTGATCTGAAGCTTCCAAAAGTGGATGGTCTGGAGATTCTGCATAAGGTTAAGTCTGATGAAAGAACAAGGACGATACCGATTGTAGTATTGACATCTTCCCATGAGGAGCGGGATCTTGTAGAGAGTTATGAATTTGGCGTGAATAGCTATATCGTCAAACCTGTGGAATTTGATAAATTCGTCCAGGCAGTTGCACAACTGGGAATGTACTGGATGTTATTGAATAAACAGCCATAA